A genome region from Sphingomonas anseongensis includes the following:
- the tatC gene encoding twin-arginine translocase subunit TatC — MEHLIELRRRLLWSVGLLVLLFAACLYFAKPIFGFLVQPLLQAGEGRLIYTDVFEAFFAEVKVALFAALMLGFPFFAIQIWKFVAPGLYAKEKKALLPFLMLTPVFFLTGAAFAYYVAMPWALHFLLGFQGDVGGVQREALPGVGNYLTFCTRFLFGFGVAFLTPILLMILERTGIVTLQQLTKHRRYAIVASAAVSAVLTPPDAVSMMLLLVPLYSLYELAILAIRVTHWRAARNASASASAEKSEGPEAPPGGGRVGGSGPI, encoded by the coding sequence ATGGAGCATCTGATCGAGCTGAGGCGTCGGCTCCTGTGGTCGGTCGGGCTTCTGGTGCTTCTGTTCGCCGCCTGCCTCTACTTCGCCAAGCCGATCTTCGGTTTCCTCGTCCAGCCGCTTCTCCAGGCCGGCGAAGGGCGACTTATCTACACCGATGTCTTCGAAGCTTTCTTCGCGGAGGTGAAGGTCGCGCTGTTCGCTGCCCTAATGCTGGGCTTCCCCTTCTTCGCGATCCAGATCTGGAAGTTCGTCGCTCCCGGGCTCTACGCCAAGGAGAAGAAGGCGCTGCTTCCGTTCCTGATGCTGACGCCGGTGTTTTTCCTCACAGGGGCAGCCTTCGCCTACTACGTCGCGATGCCCTGGGCGCTGCACTTCCTGCTGGGGTTCCAGGGCGACGTCGGCGGAGTCCAGCGCGAGGCGCTTCCGGGCGTCGGAAACTACCTCACCTTCTGCACCCGCTTCCTGTTCGGCTTCGGGGTGGCATTCCTAACTCCGATCCTGCTGATGATTCTGGAGCGGACCGGGATCGTCACTCTGCAGCAGCTCACCAAGCACCGTCGCTACGCGATCGTCGCGTCAGCGGCCGTTTCCGCCGTCCTGACCCCGCCGGACGCGGTGTCGATGATGCTTCTGCTTGTTCCCCTCTACTCACTTTACGAGCTGGCGATCCTGGCGATTCGGGTCACGCACTGGCGAGCCGCGCGCAATGCGTCGGCGTCGGCTTCAGCTGAAAAAAGTGAGGGCCCGGAAGCGCCACCGGGGGGGGGGAGGGTTGGCGGTTCCGGGCCCATTTAA
- a CDS encoding Sec-independent protein translocase subunit TatA/TatB, protein MFGVDSTELIIVAVLALLFIGPKELPATMRTIGRWVGKIRAMSRHFTSGIEAMIREAELEEMEKKWREENERIMREHPALEPPTAEAAPIPPDSVEEPRLPLGEAGKRELP, encoded by the coding sequence ATGTTCGGCGTCGATTCCACCGAGCTCATTATCGTCGCCGTGCTGGCCCTTTTGTTCATCGGACCGAAGGAGCTTCCGGCGACGATGCGCACCATCGGCCGCTGGGTCGGGAAGATTCGCGCCATGTCGCGGCATTTCACCAGCGGGATTGAAGCGATGATCCGCGAAGCCGAGCTCGAGGAGATGGAGAAGAAGTGGCGTGAGGAGAACGAGCGGATCATGCGCGAGCATCCCGCGCTGGAGCCACCGACAGCTGAGGCCGCTCCGATCCCTCCCGACTCTGTGGAGGAGCCGCGCCTGCCCTTGGGCGAAGCCGGGAAGCGCGAGCTTCCGTGA
- a CDS encoding twin-arginine translocase TatA/TatE family subunit, producing MGGFSLIHWIILGLFLLLLFGGNRFSAMMNDVAKGLKSFKQGMSEDDKPADKRDDPRQLPPQGRAPEQPIEVTPEPRPREDEQPRG from the coding sequence ATGGGCGGTTTCAGCCTCATACACTGGATCATTCTCGGCCTGTTCCTCCTGCTGCTGTTCGGCGGGAACCGCTTCTCGGCAATGATGAACGACGTCGCCAAGGGCCTCAAAAGCTTCAAGCAGGGGATGAGCGAGGACGACAAGCCCGCCGACAAGCGCGACGACCCGCGCCAGCTCCCGCCCCAGGGCCGGGCGCCTGAACAGCCGATCGAAGTCACGCCCGAGCCCCGCCCCCGCGAGGACGAACAGCCGCGCGGCTGA
- the scpB gene encoding SMC-Scp complex subunit ScpB, with product MDEFVRAVEAAVFASAEPLGAAEIAAYAGEGDVAAALAELAERYQGHGIELVERGGRWHFQTAPDLAHLLRRTREEPRRLSRAATETLAIVAYHEPVSRADIEAIRGVQISKGTLDVLMEAGWVKTAGRREVPGRPLLYATTPEFLTHFGLGSRKDLPGIDDLKAAGLLDPLEDAIFQLDLDSESEERLESQEEAD from the coding sequence ATGGACGAATTCGTGAGGGCGGTTGAAGCCGCGGTATTCGCGTCTGCCGAGCCGCTCGGCGCTGCTGAAATCGCTGCGTATGCAGGGGAGGGCGATGTCGCCGCCGCTCTTGCCGAGCTCGCCGAGCGCTACCAGGGCCACGGAATCGAGCTGGTCGAGCGGGGAGGGCGCTGGCACTTCCAGACCGCTCCGGACCTCGCGCACCTGCTTCGCCGCACTCGCGAGGAGCCGCGCCGGCTGTCGCGTGCAGCGACCGAGACTCTGGCAATCGTCGCCTATCACGAGCCGGTCAGCCGGGCTGATATCGAGGCCATTCGCGGGGTCCAGATCTCCAAGGGCACGCTGGACGTGCTGATGGAGGCCGGGTGGGTAAAGACCGCCGGGCGGCGCGAAGTGCCCGGCCGGCCGCTCCTATACGCTACCACTCCGGAGTTCCTGACTCACTTCGGCCTCGGCTCGCGGAAGGACCTCCCGGGAATCGACGATCTGAAGGCGGCGGGACTTCTCGATCCGCTCGAGGACGCGATTTTCCAGCTCGACCTGGACTCCGAATCCGAGGAGCGGCTGGAATCACAGGAAGAGGCGGACTAG
- a CDS encoding segregation and condensation protein A — translation MTLNSAARDGDELNLTLDGWEGPLDLLLSLARSQKVDLAQISILDLVEQYLAYLSDARALKLEIAADYLVMAAWLAYLKSCLLLPKDPEADPSPEEIALRLQMRLQRLDAMREAGARLLGRDRVGRDVFQRGAPEGLRLVRKSAWQVSAFDLYAAYGAVKARSQPPMHVVHARSVMTLEEAIERVSAMLGMAIEWMQLEAFLPQTDDPQLRRSALASSFLAALELARRGRLDLLQEEAFAPLSLKVAA, via the coding sequence GTGACGCTCAATTCGGCTGCTCGCGACGGCGACGAGCTCAATCTCACCCTCGACGGCTGGGAGGGCCCGCTCGACCTGCTGCTGAGCTTAGCGCGCTCGCAGAAGGTCGACCTCGCGCAAATCTCGATCCTCGACCTCGTCGAGCAATATCTTGCCTATTTGAGCGATGCGCGCGCGCTGAAGCTCGAGATCGCCGCCGATTATCTCGTGATGGCAGCGTGGCTCGCCTACCTGAAATCCTGCCTCCTGCTTCCAAAGGATCCGGAGGCAGATCCCAGCCCCGAGGAGATCGCTCTCCGGCTCCAGATGCGGCTCCAGCGGCTGGATGCCATGCGCGAGGCCGGGGCGCGCCTTCTTGGCCGTGACCGGGTTGGCCGCGACGTGTTCCAGCGCGGAGCGCCGGAAGGGCTCCGGCTCGTCCGCAAGTCCGCCTGGCAGGTCAGCGCCTTCGATCTCTACGCAGCCTATGGAGCGGTGAAGGCACGAAGCCAGCCGCCGATGCACGTCGTCCATGCCCGCTCCGTGATGACTCTCGAAGAAGCGATAGAGCGGGTCAGCGCGATGCTCGGGATGGCGATCGAGTGGATGCAGCTGGAGGCCTTCCTTCCCCAGACCGACGATCCCCAGCTTCGCCGCTCCGCGCTCGCGTCCAGCTTCCTCGCGGCTCTCGAGCTCGCCCGCCGCGGCCGCCTCGACCTGTTGCAGGAGGAAGCTTTCGCTCCCTTGAGCCTGAAGGTTGCCGCCTGA
- a CDS encoding S10 family peptidase, protein MRLLHALAAFALMLGTPLAAADPEPAQAKANSVEELHKQAMADAAKAAWAVAPVEERTVSKRGSVTVDGRSLKYTATAGTLTIRDAAGKPTASIFYTADTLDGVPGARRPVTFFYNGGPGSASLWLRMGSFGPTRIQTENASYIRPAPFNYGPNPDTLLGSTDMVFIDAPGTGYSRMLGDAKPADFYGVDKDADAFARAIIRYVTKFDRWSSPKFLFGESYGTTRSGALAYQLQDRGMALNGVVLLSSIMNYGRRQPGLDRDFINYIPSYAATAWYHHKMANPPTTLEEAVAQGRAFAQGAYATALEKGQTISPEERASIAQQMSQLTGLSPRFIENADLRVGLSQFRKELLRDQRQTVGRFDSRYMGVDADASGDSPEFDASDVAISGGFIGVHHDYLASLGYQTDMQYRLSASEEEGYKWDWKHEAPGVRFALNNPNTAIDLASAMRTNPYLKVLSLNGYYDMATPFFGTEYDLNHMMLEPAQQQNLEFRYYPSGHMVYLNPEALHRMRLDVQDFINRAVSQAK, encoded by the coding sequence ATGCGCTTGCTTCATGCTTTGGCCGCATTCGCCCTCATGCTCGGGACTCCGCTAGCGGCCGCCGATCCGGAGCCTGCTCAAGCAAAGGCCAATAGCGTTGAAGAGCTGCACAAGCAGGCGATGGCAGACGCCGCAAAGGCTGCCTGGGCCGTCGCGCCTGTTGAGGAACGAACGGTCTCAAAGCGCGGCAGTGTCACCGTTGACGGGCGCAGCCTGAAATATACCGCAACAGCGGGAACGCTGACCATCCGCGACGCGGCCGGCAAGCCGACGGCGAGCATTTTTTACACAGCGGACACGCTCGACGGAGTGCCGGGCGCCCGCCGGCCGGTGACCTTCTTCTACAACGGCGGTCCGGGCTCCGCTTCCCTGTGGCTTAGAATGGGATCGTTCGGCCCGACCCGCATCCAGACCGAGAACGCCAGCTACATCCGGCCGGCGCCGTTCAACTACGGGCCCAATCCGGACACCTTGCTAGGAAGCACCGACATGGTGTTCATCGACGCTCCGGGAACCGGTTATTCGCGGATGCTCGGGGACGCCAAGCCGGCCGACTTCTACGGGGTCGATAAAGACGCCGACGCATTCGCCCGGGCGATCATCCGCTACGTGACGAAGTTCGATCGATGGAGCAGCCCCAAGTTCCTGTTCGGCGAAAGCTACGGCACCACCCGGTCCGGAGCGCTCGCTTACCAGCTCCAGGATCGGGGAATGGCGCTCAATGGCGTCGTCTTGTTGTCGTCGATCATGAACTACGGCCGCCGGCAGCCGGGCCTGGACCGCGACTTCATCAACTATATCCCAAGCTATGCGGCGACCGCCTGGTACCACCACAAGATGGCCAATCCTCCCACGACGCTGGAGGAAGCGGTCGCCCAGGGCCGGGCATTCGCCCAGGGCGCCTATGCGACGGCTCTGGAGAAGGGGCAGACGATCAGCCCCGAAGAGCGCGCCAGCATAGCCCAGCAGATGAGCCAGCTCACGGGCCTCTCGCCCAGGTTCATCGAAAATGCTGACCTGCGCGTCGGGCTGTCGCAATTCCGCAAGGAGCTGCTTCGCGACCAGCGCCAGACGGTGGGGCGGTTTGATTCGCGATACATGGGGGTCGATGCCGACGCGTCTGGCGACAGCCCGGAATTCGACGCTTCCGACGTCGCAATCAGCGGCGGCTTCATTGGCGTCCATCACGATTATCTGGCCAGCCTGGGCTACCAGACCGACATGCAGTACCGCCTCAGCGCCAGCGAGGAGGAAGGCTACAAGTGGGATTGGAAGCATGAGGCGCCGGGCGTCCGCTTCGCGCTGAACAATCCCAATACGGCGATCGACCTGGCTTCGGCGATGCGCACCAACCCCTATCTCAAGGTGCTGTCGCTCAACGGCTATTACGACATGGCGACGCCGTTCTTCGGCACGGAATATGACCTCAACCACATGATGCTCGAGCCGGCCCAGCAACAGAACCTGGAGTTCCGCTATTATCCCTCGGGACACATGGTCTACCTGAACCCGGAGGCGCTCCACCGGATGCGCCTGGACGTCCAGGATTTCATCAATCGGGCCGTGTCCCAGGCGAAGTAG
- the nagZ gene encoding beta-N-acetylhexosaminidase: protein MQAAIYGLAGDVLTDDERDFFRDAEPAAYILFKRNCIDPQQLRALTEELRGLAGRADLPILIDQEGGRVARMQPPEWPRFPPSWAFADLYSKAPTSAIEATMANARALALMLRDCGVNVDCLPLLDVRQEGADDIIGDRALGAEPMQVSALGRAVLDGFASAGVVGVVKHIPGHGRALCDSHKELPIVEAGEDELAVDLEPFAKLNWAPMGMMAHVVYTAWDEERPASLSPVVIRDIVRGRIGFDGWLMSDDIGMEALQGDFGARAAGVIAAGCDAALHCSGKMDEMVAVAAAAPRMTSEGEERLRQAMVIASDPADGPGFEELIAKRDELLALV from the coding sequence ATGCAGGCCGCGATTTACGGCCTCGCAGGCGACGTTCTCACCGACGACGAGCGTGATTTCTTTAGGGACGCCGAACCGGCGGCGTACATCCTGTTCAAGCGCAATTGCATAGACCCTCAGCAACTAAGGGCGCTGACCGAAGAACTTCGCGGCCTGGCCGGCCGTGCGGACCTCCCCATCCTCATCGACCAGGAGGGCGGCCGGGTCGCGCGAATGCAGCCGCCCGAATGGCCCAGATTCCCGCCGTCATGGGCGTTCGCCGACCTTTATTCCAAGGCGCCCACGTCGGCGATCGAGGCGACGATGGCGAACGCGCGCGCTTTGGCGCTGATGCTCAGGGATTGCGGCGTAAACGTCGACTGCCTGCCGTTGCTCGACGTCCGCCAGGAGGGTGCCGACGATATCATCGGCGACCGCGCTCTGGGCGCCGAACCGATGCAGGTGTCTGCGCTGGGCCGGGCGGTGCTCGACGGGTTCGCGTCGGCGGGAGTCGTCGGGGTCGTGAAGCATATTCCGGGTCACGGCCGTGCGTTGTGCGACAGCCATAAGGAACTTCCGATCGTCGAGGCCGGTGAGGATGAGCTCGCGGTGGACCTGGAGCCGTTCGCGAAGCTCAACTGGGCGCCGATGGGGATGATGGCGCACGTGGTCTACACCGCCTGGGACGAAGAACGTCCGGCGAGCCTGTCGCCCGTAGTGATCCGCGACATCGTTCGCGGCCGCATCGGTTTCGACGGCTGGCTGATGAGCGATGACATCGGGATGGAGGCGCTCCAGGGCGATTTTGGAGCGCGAGCCGCGGGGGTCATCGCCGCCGGTTGCGACGCCGCCCTTCATTGCTCGGGCAAGATGGACGAGATGGTCGCGGTCGCCGCGGCCGCCCCGCGGATGACCAGCGAAGGCGAAGAGCGGCTCCGGCAGGCCATGGTGATCGCCTCCGACCCCGCGGACGGTCCCGGCTTCGAGGAACTGATCGCCAAGCGCGACGAGCTTCTCGCGCTGGTCTGA
- a CDS encoding SPOR domain-containing protein, which translates to MTDSRSGYDEDSLPWLQEVEDEDAPSGISARAMLVGVLVVLLLAAAIAAAFFWLGSRDGEAGAGEPELIRAPTTPYKVKPEDPGGLDIAGESQTTFETSAGQDVDSRLNLGDGREDVPATTAPTEQPASQTPAPPVEKPAPPQQPKSSGAAGSVIQLGAFKNTAQAERAWTVLKTRFPSLSGLTKMVVPYSAGGSSGYRLRAAASSPDAARQACQAIQAGGESCFIAR; encoded by the coding sequence ATGACGGACAGCCGCAGCGGCTATGACGAAGACTCTCTGCCCTGGCTTCAGGAGGTCGAGGACGAGGATGCGCCGAGCGGAATTTCCGCACGCGCGATGCTCGTCGGAGTTCTCGTCGTGCTTTTGCTCGCTGCCGCGATCGCCGCCGCCTTCTTCTGGCTCGGAAGCCGGGACGGTGAGGCAGGCGCCGGCGAGCCGGAGCTGATCAGGGCGCCGACGACGCCCTACAAGGTCAAGCCGGAGGACCCGGGCGGCCTCGACATCGCCGGCGAAAGCCAGACCACCTTCGAAACCAGCGCCGGTCAGGACGTGGATTCGCGGCTCAACCTCGGCGACGGACGCGAGGACGTTCCTGCGACAACCGCCCCGACGGAACAGCCTGCGAGCCAAACCCCTGCGCCTCCGGTGGAAAAACCGGCCCCGCCGCAGCAGCCGAAGTCCTCGGGTGCCGCCGGCAGCGTGATCCAGCTCGGCGCATTCAAAAACACCGCGCAGGCGGAGCGCGCGTGGACTGTGCTGAAGACCCGCTTTCCGTCGCTGTCCGGGCTCACGAAGATGGTCGTGCCTTATTCCGCGGGCGGCAGCAGCGGCTACCGCCTTCGCGCCGCGGCATCGTCCCCCGACGCTGCTCGCCAGGCGTGCCAGGCAATCCAGGCGGGCGGCGAGAGCTGCTTCATCGCCCGCTGA
- the argS gene encoding arginine--tRNA ligase, translated as MSLYAQYSALLDEALDELQSEGLIPADADRKAVAVEPPRDPSHGDLATNAAMVLAKQARTNPRALAEAIAPKLEAIPAVISVDVAGPGFINLRLSADAWRDELKTILRDGENYGRSTIGANERVNVEYVSANPTGPLHMGHCRGAVVGDALARVLEAAGFRVTKEYYVNDAGGQVDTLARSVHLRYREALGEDIGDIPEGMYPGDYLKPIGELLAAEFAGQYADAPEAEWLELFRKRAVAAMLDLIRHDLGLLGIHFDKFASEAELQKEGAVDAALDTLRSKGLVYEGALERPKSLDEHDEWEPVELTLFKSSEFGDDQDRPMKKSDGSWTYFGSDAAYHLRKAQSADHLVNIWGADHAGTVKRVQSAVRALTDGRVDLDVKLVQMVRLFRAGEPVKMSKRGGTFVTLADVVREVGRDVVRFMMLTRRADAPLDFDFAKVVEASKDNPVFYVQYAHARISSLKRKAADAGVELDAAADLSLLDDEELALVKLSAQFPRTVESAAMAHEPHRIAFYLYDLAAAFHALWNRGNDDPGRRFLIENDPQLSRARLELALGIGQIIRSGLDLMGVEAAEEMR; from the coding sequence TTGAGCCTCTACGCGCAATATTCGGCGCTTCTCGACGAAGCGCTCGACGAGCTTCAGTCCGAAGGCCTCATTCCGGCCGACGCCGACCGGAAGGCGGTGGCGGTCGAGCCTCCGCGCGACCCAAGTCACGGCGACTTGGCGACGAACGCGGCGATGGTGCTCGCCAAGCAGGCGCGGACCAACCCTCGTGCGCTTGCCGAAGCGATCGCTCCGAAGCTGGAGGCGATCCCGGCGGTGATCTCGGTCGATGTGGCCGGCCCCGGCTTTATCAATCTCAGGCTCTCCGCCGACGCCTGGCGCGACGAGCTCAAGACGATCCTGCGCGATGGGGAAAATTACGGCCGCTCGACGATCGGCGCGAACGAGCGAGTGAATGTCGAATACGTCTCCGCCAACCCGACCGGGCCGCTGCACATGGGCCATTGCCGCGGCGCAGTGGTCGGCGACGCGCTCGCGCGCGTGCTCGAGGCGGCGGGTTTCCGGGTCACCAAGGAATATTACGTCAACGACGCGGGCGGTCAGGTCGATACGCTCGCCCGGTCGGTGCACCTGCGCTACCGCGAGGCGCTCGGTGAGGACATCGGCGACATCCCCGAGGGCATGTACCCGGGCGACTATCTGAAGCCGATCGGGGAGCTGCTGGCGGCCGAGTTTGCCGGCCAATATGCCGACGCGCCGGAGGCCGAGTGGCTCGAGCTGTTCCGCAAACGCGCGGTCGCGGCGATGCTCGACCTGATCCGCCACGATTTGGGCCTGCTCGGCATTCACTTCGACAAGTTCGCTTCGGAGGCCGAGCTCCAGAAGGAAGGGGCCGTCGACGCCGCGTTGGACACCCTGCGGTCGAAGGGCCTCGTATACGAAGGCGCGCTCGAGCGGCCGAAGAGCCTCGACGAGCATGACGAGTGGGAGCCGGTCGAGCTTACGCTCTTCAAATCGAGCGAGTTCGGCGACGACCAGGACCGGCCGATGAAGAAGTCGGACGGAAGCTGGACCTATTTCGGCTCCGACGCGGCCTATCACCTTCGCAAGGCACAGAGCGCCGACCACCTAGTCAACATCTGGGGCGCCGACCATGCCGGGACGGTGAAGCGCGTCCAGTCTGCGGTCCGGGCGCTGACTGATGGCCGCGTCGACCTCGACGTGAAGCTGGTTCAGATGGTCCGGCTGTTCCGCGCCGGCGAGCCGGTCAAGATGTCGAAGCGCGGCGGCACGTTCGTTACTCTCGCGGACGTCGTTCGCGAGGTGGGCAGGGACGTGGTTCGGTTCATGATGCTGACCCGCCGCGCCGACGCACCGCTCGACTTCGACTTCGCCAAGGTTGTCGAGGCGTCGAAGGACAATCCCGTCTTCTACGTCCAGTACGCGCATGCGCGCATCAGCTCGCTGAAGCGCAAGGCCGCGGACGCCGGCGTGGAGCTCGATGCGGCGGCGGACCTCTCGCTTCTCGACGACGAGGAGCTGGCGCTGGTGAAGCTCTCGGCGCAATTCCCGCGCACCGTCGAAAGCGCGGCGATGGCGCATGAGCCGCACCGGATCGCTTTCTATCTGTACGACCTTGCGGCGGCATTCCACGCGCTGTGGAACCGGGGCAACGACGATCCCGGCCGGCGATTCCTTATCGAGAACGACCCACAGCTTTCTCGGGCGCGTCTGGAACTGGCGCTCGGCATCGGGCAAATCATCCGCAGCGGCCTCGATTTGATGGGTGTCGAAGCCGCCGAGGAGATGCGCTGA
- a CDS encoding MarR family transcriptional regulator, with the protein MPVDATGPAWDLLLVLFGLPPAEGDLCVGDLAIRAEIPRTTTVRWLRELHRHGFVTLSSNKRDKRAVSVKLTPAGQRAMEACFASAGLKVG; encoded by the coding sequence ATGCCCGTCGATGCAACCGGTCCGGCATGGGACCTGCTGCTCGTGCTGTTCGGGCTGCCTCCAGCCGAAGGCGACCTGTGCGTTGGGGATCTCGCAATCCGTGCCGAAATCCCCCGCACCACGACCGTTCGCTGGCTTCGCGAGCTGCACAGGCATGGGTTCGTGACGCTCTCGTCGAACAAGAGGGACAAGAGAGCCGTCAGCGTGAAGCTGACACCCGCCGGCCAGCGCGCAATGGAGGCCTGCTTTGCTTCGGCCGGCCTGAAGGTCGGCTAA
- a CDS encoding deoxyguanosinetriphosphate triphosphohydrolase, with protein MPVLSSLAAQPRLSRGRLHPESDDGPRGPRDIFQRDRDRIIHSVAFRRLRHKTQVFVAPDGDHYRVRLTHSLEVAQIGRTIARALGLNEDLTEMLCLAHDLGHPPFGHAGEDALEEATADAGGFDHNGHTVRIVTRLETPYVGFDGLNLSWEALEGLAKHNGPVTDPRWALEEANAEFDLELDSWPSLEAQVAAIADDIAYDNHDIDDGLRAGLIDLHALLEVALVGRHWKAIVARVGELPREKMQRALVRDMIGTMVSDVIAETERRVAESGVRSIDEVRAAERQLAGFSAELRDEEKGLKRFLYDNLYNAPELVSVRVEAQRVVAGLARAYRSDLSLLPSEWRTENGETQQVRRIADFIAGMTDRFAIAQHAQLIGPVELPDRF; from the coding sequence ATGCCGGTGCTCTCCAGCCTCGCCGCCCAGCCACGCCTGTCGCGCGGCCGGCTTCATCCCGAAAGCGACGACGGCCCGCGAGGTCCGCGCGACATCTTCCAGCGCGACCGCGACCGAATCATCCATTCCGTCGCTTTTCGGCGCCTCCGTCACAAGACGCAGGTGTTCGTCGCTCCGGACGGCGACCATTACCGGGTGCGGCTGACCCACAGCCTGGAGGTGGCGCAGATCGGGCGCACCATCGCCCGAGCGCTTGGCCTGAACGAGGACCTGACCGAGATGCTGTGCCTCGCGCACGACCTCGGGCACCCGCCGTTCGGCCACGCGGGGGAAGATGCGCTGGAGGAGGCCACGGCGGACGCCGGCGGCTTCGACCACAACGGGCACACGGTCCGCATCGTGACCCGGCTGGAGACCCCCTATGTCGGCTTTGACGGGCTCAACCTGAGCTGGGAAGCGCTGGAAGGTCTCGCAAAGCACAACGGTCCGGTGACAGACCCTCGCTGGGCGCTTGAGGAGGCCAACGCCGAGTTCGACCTGGAGCTGGACAGCTGGCCCTCGCTCGAAGCGCAGGTCGCTGCGATCGCCGACGACATTGCGTACGACAATCACGATATCGACGACGGCCTGCGCGCGGGGCTCATCGATCTCCATGCGCTGCTGGAAGTCGCGTTGGTCGGGCGGCACTGGAAGGCGATCGTAGCTCGGGTGGGGGAGCTTCCGCGCGAGAAGATGCAGCGCGCGCTGGTCCGCGACATGATCGGAACCATGGTGAGCGACGTAATCGCGGAGACCGAACGCAGGGTCGCCGAAAGCGGCGTCCGCTCCATCGACGAGGTTAGGGCAGCGGAACGGCAACTCGCCGGATTTTCAGCGGAGCTGAGGGATGAGGAAAAGGGGCTCAAGCGCTTCCTCTATGACAATCTCTACAATGCGCCGGAACTGGTGTCGGTACGCGTGGAGGCGCAGCGAGTCGTCGCCGGCCTGGCTCGGGCCTATCGCTCCGATCTCTCCCTGCTTCCGTCCGAGTGGCGAACGGAGAATGGCGAAACGCAGCAGGTACGGCGGATCGCCGACTTTATCGCCGGGATGACGGACCGATTCGCGATCGCCCAACATGCGCAGCTGATCGGCCCGGTGGAGCTGCCGGACCGTTTCTAA
- a CDS encoding tetratricopeptide repeat protein, producing the protein MMRVRIATLFVSSFSLGVAAIPSAALSQGVPVYSESAADALARNVRTLATNPKDFNALIAAGKAALKLGDTQAAAGFFGRAEEVNANSALSQEGMGAALVGTGDPTGALTYFARAQRLGATAASMGCDRGLAYDLLGNQEAAQTDYRAALMGADRDEARRRLALSLAISGKKALALEALQPLLQRRDVAAQRVRALVLAVDGDLAGAKAALDFTMPGASARMDPFFRRLPMLTPVQKAAAVHLGIFPESGVALASNSTPAGDRLASIEQLLNQSDSQPQPQKAPVSYAYSPTPAPAVAYNQAPPRVQVASVSRSKIISAATPNNELIQTARVASDPGGRKIWLQLASGTSSADLPHEFKRIRSRDPSLFAGLGGWVAEGPRARLLIGPFHTADDAREFADALATVSIKAFSWTSQPGQVVRKLSTQ; encoded by the coding sequence ATGATGCGCGTGCGCATTGCGACGCTTTTTGTCTCGAGCTTCTCGCTCGGCGTGGCGGCGATTCCGTCTGCGGCACTGTCGCAGGGCGTTCCCGTCTATTCTGAGAGCGCGGCCGACGCGCTTGCGCGCAACGTTCGAACGCTCGCGACCAACCCGAAGGATTTCAACGCGCTGATTGCAGCCGGAAAGGCCGCGCTCAAGCTTGGCGACACGCAGGCCGCGGCTGGATTCTTCGGCCGCGCCGAAGAGGTAAACGCCAACAGCGCGCTTTCGCAGGAAGGGATGGGCGCCGCATTGGTCGGCACCGGCGACCCCACCGGCGCTCTCACCTATTTCGCTAGGGCCCAGCGCCTCGGCGCGACTGCCGCGAGCATGGGCTGCGACCGCGGCCTCGCCTATGACCTCCTCGGCAACCAGGAGGCTGCACAGACTGATTATCGTGCGGCGCTTATGGGCGCCGACCGGGACGAGGCGCGCCGCCGCCTGGCGCTCAGCCTCGCGATCAGCGGCAAAAAGGCTCTCGCGCTGGAAGCGCTCCAGCCGCTCCTCCAGCGCCGCGACGTCGCTGCACAGCGCGTAAGGGCGCTCGTCCTTGCCGTCGATGGAGACCTGGCCGGAGCCAAGGCCGCGCTCGATTTCACGATGCCCGGCGCGTCGGCACGCATGGATCCATTCTTCCGGCGCCTTCCGATGCTCACTCCGGTGCAAAAGGCGGCTGCCGTCCACCTGGGAATTTTCCCAGAGTCCGGCGTTGCCCTCGCTTCCAACAGCACGCCCGCCGGCGATCGTCTCGCCTCGATCGAGCAATTGCTGAACCAGTCGGATTCGCAGCCGCAGCCGCAGAAGGCGCCGGTTTCCTACGCTTATTCGCCAACGCCTGCACCGGCAGTCGCTTACAACCAGGCCCCGCCGCGGGTTCAGGTCGCGTCGGTATCGCGGAGCAAGATCATCAGCGCCGCGACGCCCAATAACGAGCTGATCCAGACGGCGCGCGTCGCTTCCGATCCGGGCGGCAGGAAAATCTGGCTCCAGCTCGCCTCCGGCACCAGCTCGGCGGACCTGCCGCATGAATTCAAGCGCATCCGGTCGCGCGACCCTTCGCTGTTCGCCGGCCTTGGCGGATGGGTCGCCGAAGGGCCGCGGGCGCGGCTCCTGATAGGTCCGTTCCACACCGCCGACGACGCGCGAGAGTTTGCCGATGCGCTGGCAACGGTGAGCATCAAGGCGTTCAGCTGGACGAGCCAGCCCGGGCAGGTGGTCAGGAAGCTGTCGACCCAATAG